CGAACCGCAAGAACATCCGCCACCGGATTGACGCGCTGCTCGACCGCCTCGGCACCGACTACGTGGACGTCCTCTACATCCACCGGTGGGACGACGACACGGACGCCCGGGAGTTGATGAAGACGCTCAACGGGCTCGTCGAGGACGGCAAGGTACACTACCTCGGCGCCTCGACCCTCCGTCCGGACGCGTGGAAGGTCGCCCGCGCGAACCAGATCGCGCGCAACGAAGGGTGGGAGCCGTTCTCGGTGCTCCAGCCGCGCTACAACCTCGTCGACCGCGAGATCGAAGGAGACTACCTCGAGATGGCCCGCCACGAAGGCCTCGCGGTCTGCCCGTGGAGTCCGCTCGGGCAGGGGTTCCTCACGGGCAAGTACAGCCGCGAGGAGGGGCTGACCGGCGAGTCGCGCGCCGCGGAGTCGAGTCGCTTCGCCGACGCGTACCTCACCGAGGAGAACTTCGACGTGCACGAGGAGTTGGAGGCCGTGGCTGACGAGGTGGACGCCAGCGTCGCTCAGACGGCGCTCGCGTGGCTCATGCACCGCGACGGCGTCACCGCTCCGATCGTCGGCGCGCGCACCGTCGAGCAGTTGACCGAGAACGTCGCGGCTGCGACCGTTGACCTCTCCGACGAGCAGGTCGACCGGCTCACCGAGGCGAAAGGTGGTCCCTACGCGGGGCTGTAATCGAGTTGCGCGTTTCTCCTGTCGAGGCGACCGCCGTCCTCAGCCGCTGATCTTCGGATTCGACCCGTCGTCGTCGGGGTCGACCGGAGACTCGTCGTCCGGGTCGACGGTGACCGCGCCGTCGCCGTCGACGACCACGCGGCAGTCGGCGTAGGAGAACTCGACACGTGTACTCGCTCCTCCGCCGCCGCTGGCGTGGGTGACGATGGACCGGACGGCGTCCATGTCGACGTACTCGTACAGCGGCGGCAGCTCCGCCTCGTCGGTGTCCGATCGGTTGGCTGCTGCCGTCATGATAGACACCGCGAGGGAACCAGGTTGTGGCACGAGGCTCACCTCAGAGGCGACATGCATAACATTTTGTGTGACGTTGTCACCAGCGAGAAGTAGCTACTCAGCCCCGTCTACGCGGGGATCGCCCCTCCCGATGGCGATCACAGTTCGACCCTCGCGAGGTCGGACTCCAACTCAGCGATCTCGTCGTTGTAGTGGTCGACGAAGCCGCGGAACTGCGGCGCGTACTGGCGCACGTCCGCCGCAGACGGCGCCTCGTACTGCGACAGCAGGTACACGCCGCCGCTGCCGCCGACGCGGAGGTACGAGACGCCGTCGCGGTCCCACTTCAACTCCCAACGAGTGCCGTCGACGCGCGCCGCATAGGTGCCGTAGTCGCCCCCTTCGTAGCGGTGGAGTTCGCCCGCGATCCGGTCGGCGGCGTCGTGGACCGCGTCGAGCACGCGGTCGCGCTCGGCGACAGCCGACTCGGTCGTGCGCGCTTCGGGGAAGTCGCTCGACACGTCGTCGAGGACGCCAGACAGTGAGTCGACGTACTCGTTGTAGGCGGCCACGAACGCGTCGTAGTCGGCGAGCGCGTCCGCAAGCGGCTCCGGCTCCGGGTCGCGCTTCGTGGAGACGACGTACACGTCGTCGCCGCTGGACGGAGAGAAGCGGAGGTACTCCAGGTCGCCGCCCTCGTACTTGACCGTCCACGTAGCGCGCTCGGTGTCGAAGTCGCGACCGCCGTAGTCGCCGCCCTGGAGCAGCGCCAGTTGGTAGGCGATCCGGCCGGCGTGCTCGCGCACCGCCGCCACCACCTCGTCGCGTCGCTCCCTGATCGCGTCCACGTCGTCGGGGTCCGTCGGGGGCCAGTTGGTCACGGCGGGAGTCGGCGCGGGGCGGGGATAACCGACGCGGTGCTGTCGGCGTGTCGCCCGTGCTGGTCGCTCGGTCGGCCCCGCCCGCTCACCCGTGCGTGAAGATGTACGCCTGTCCGTCGTCGACGCCGACACACAGGTCCAACTGCTTCGAGAGGTCGAGGCTCGTCGGGTTCTGCTTGCAGATGACGAGGTCGTCGAACGGTTCCTCGCAGGCCGGGCACGCGACCGCGACGGTGTTCTGGTACGACTTGATCGCGGCGTTGTCCTCGCGCTTCGTCAGCGAGGTGAGGAGTTCGTCGGTGTCGATGTCCATACAGCGGAGGTACGGGTCCCTCCTATTCAATCATCAGGAACCGACAGGCGCGGGCGTCGCGTCACACCTCGTCGATCACAGCCTCCGCGAACCGCGTCAGCGACGCCTCGGGGTCGTCGCCACCGCCGGGTGACACGAGCACGTGGTCGACACCGAGGTCGTCGAGACGGCGGAAGTAGTCGACGAACCACTCGGCGCCCGCGCGGTAGCCGAGGTGGCGGTGTTCCGGGTCGGCCGTCGGGTCGTCGGCCAGTTCCGTGCGCACCGCCATCGAGTACGGCGCGTCGCCGGCGGCGGCCCGCCAGTCGTCGAGGTACGACTCCAGCGTGGAGTCCGGGAGGTGGTAGAACAGCCAGCCGTCGCCGTGGTCTGCGATCCAGTCGAGTTCCTGCCGAGCGAACCCCGTCGGGAGTAACGGGATGGACCCGCCGACGGGTTTCGGGACGAGATTCAGTTCCCCGTCGAGTTCGCCCCACGCGCCGCTGGCTTCGGGGAACTCCTCGCGCCACAGCGTCCGCAGGAGACGCACGGACTCGCGAAAGCGCTCGCCGCGCTCGTCGGCGTCGACGCCGAACGCGGGGAACTCGGGGTCGCGGTCGCCCGTGGCGACGCCCATCACCAGTCGCCCGTCCGAGAGGCGGTCGACGGTCGCGGCGCTCTTGGCGACGTGGATCGGGTGGCGCAGCGAGAGGACGACGCTGGCGGTACCGAGGGCCACCTCGTCGGTGTGGGCGGCGACGTGGCTCAGCCACGGCCACGTGTCGAACGTCTGCCCTGCGTCGCCAAAGCGCGGCCAGTACAGCGGCACGTCGCGCGCCCACAGCGCGTCGAACCCGACGGCCTCCGCGTGGGCGGCCAGCGCTACCTCCTCGTCGACGGCGGGTCGAGACTCGCGCGCGCCCGTCAGCGGGAACCCGGTCCCGAATGTCAGGTCGTCGTCGCCGAACAGGCGCTCGTAGCCGCGGCCGTGGGTCCGATCGCTCACGCCCGCGACTCGGGGACGAACCGTGATGTGGGCTCCGGTCGCGGTGAGTCGTCGCGGTGTGTCGTCTCGACGGGGACTCCGGCGGACACGGCGCCCGCCTCGGTCGACTGCCGGATCGCTCTTGGTCGGCGGTGGCGTTCGTTCGGCCCAGTGAACCACGACCGGATCCACGCTCGGGAACCGACGCACGACCGCGACCGGTGGTCGGTCGGTCGGATCGAGGCGCTGACCGAGCGCGACGGGCACTGCGTCGTCACCGTCCGCGACGAGGCCGACGGCTCGTCGGTGGAGTTGACGGTGACGCTCGCCGTCCGCGACCTGTTCGTCTCGCGCCTCGACCCGGACGCAGCGTCGCCGGTCGGCGAACGCGTCTGGTACCGCAAGCGCGGCGGCTGACTCAGTCTCGTGCGACCGTCTCGTAGACGCCGTCGATGGCCGTCTCGTCGACCGTCAGCGACAGTTCCTCTCCCTCCTCGGCGGCCTCGTCGGCGACGACGGTCACCGCCTCGATGGGGTCACGTCGGACGAATGCGCGGATCCGATCGAGCCACGACGGTCGGCCACCCGCCCGACACACGAGGACGTAGCGCGACGCCGCGACCTCGCGGAGTTCCGGCACCAGTCCCTCGTCGTCCTCGTCTGGCCCGACCACGTGGAGGACTTCGACGCGTAGCTCCCGGGGCACGGTCGGACTACCCGTCGCGGGGGGAAGCCGGTGTCGGTGTCTGATCAGTGGAGTGGGGTCGGCCCCCTGCGGTCGCTCACCTGCGGGTCTCGAACGACGCGACGACGCCCGCGTGGTCCGAGGGCCACACGCGCACGGACTCGGTGCGGTCGCCGTCGTCGCGGACGAGGCGGATCCGGTCGTCGGCCTGGTGGTTCACCCGTTCGATCGACGTGGCGCGGATCCGCCCGCGGCGCAACACGGCGTCGATCCGGCGGTTCAGGCGCGAGCGGTCGTTCCGCAGGGTCGGCGACTGACAGCAGGTATGGCCGGCGCTGCTCGGAGAGAGCCGCCGGAAGGGGTCGGTGAAGGTGTCGGTGAGCAGGTCGTACGCCGCCGAGTCGCCGCCGGGGCCGCTGTTGAGGTCGGCTCCCAGGACGATGCGCCGGCGTTCGGGCAGTTCCCTGACCAACTCGCTGGCTTGCAGCACTCTGAGGAACGACGACACCGACTCCAGGTGCGTCGAGACGGCGGTGAACTCCACCCCGTTCATCGCGAGGTCGGCGCGGGCGTACCCCCGCCGCAGCGACACCTCCTCGTCGGTGTTCGGGATCTGGATCACGGTGTCCGTGTCGAAGGTTCGGGTGACACGGTTTCGAACGTCGACGCCCTCGCGGACGAGCACCGCGTTCCGGTCGGTGACGCGGAAGTCCACTCGCCCGTCGTCGGTCTTCGCGGGGAGTTCGGCGTCGCTCGTGCGCGTCACCGCCGCTCGGCGGAAGTCGATCCCCCGAGCGCGAAGCGACGACTCCAACTCAGCGAGCAGGTCGACGACGACCTCGTCGGCGGCCTCGGCGCCGCGAGTCCCGAAGTCGCCGGGCGTCTGCGTGCGGAACTTCGTCGCCTCTTGCACGGCGAGCACGTCCGCGTCGGCGGCGGCGACCGCGGCGGCGACGGCGTCGGCGCGCGCGGCGTACACCGCCGGGTCGACGCCGTCCAGGAACTTCCCGACGATCCGTCGGAATCCGCCCAGCGAGTCGGCGTCCAGCAGTCGGGACACGTCGAACCCGAGGTAGAGGTTCTGCGTCATCACGGTGGGCTCGGCGGTCGGTCGTCTCGCGCGGGCAGTCGTCGAGACCGCACAGCCGACGCCGGCGGTTGCTCCCGCGACGCCCCGCAACACCGCTCGACGGCTGTACCCCGACCCAGGCCGACTCGTCGGATCCATGACTCGTTCGGGTCCTCTCCACTCCGGCGCTTCGTTACGCGGGTGTGAATCGGTCGTAATCGATCGGTATCCAACACCGCCCGACGGCGGCCACTTCGTGCCGTCGTCGACCGGACTCGGTAGTGGAGGTCGCCGCAGTCGGTCGGTAGGGTCGGTCGAGATGGCTCCTCGGTCTCGGTCGCGCTGGCTGTCACGGTGGTGTCGCTGCGCCCAGACGGTGCGCGTCAGTCCCCCTCGTCGCCGTCTGCCGCGAGCACCTCCGACTGGCGGTCGAGCGCTCGTTCGAGGAACGCCGGCGGTAGCGACGCGAGGTCGCCCGTCTGGACCCGCCAGAAGTCGGCGTACAGACCGTCGGCGGCCAGCAGGTCAGCGTGGGTGCCGTCCTCGACGACCCGCCCGTCGTCGAGCACGAGGATCCGGTCGGCCTCTCGGACCGTCGACAGGCGGTGGGCGATGACGAACGTCGTGCGCTCGGCGGCGAACGCGTCGAGGCGCGCCCGGATGATCGCCTCCGTCTCCGTGTCGACAGCTGAGGTGGCCTCGTCGAGCACGAGAATCGCGGGGTCTTTCAGCATCGTCCGGGCGAGCGCGAGGCGCTGGCGCTGGCCGCCAGACAGTTTCACGCCGCGTTCGCCGACGAGCGTGTCGTAGCCGTCCGGGAGTCGCTCGATGAACTCGTGGGCGTGAGCGCGCCGCGCGGCCTGTTCGACGGCGTCGTCGCTCGCGTCGAAGGTGCCGTAGGCGATGTTGTCGCGGACGCTCCCGAAGAACAGGAACGGCTCTTGACTCACGTAGCCGACCGACCGCCGGAGGCTCCGGAGGGTCACCTCGCGCACGTCCGTCCCGTCGATCCGGACGGCACCCTCGTCGGGGTCGTACAGCCGCGGGAGCAGTTTCAACAGGGTCGACTTGCCGGCGCCGGTGGGGCCGACAACGCCGACGGTCTCCCCGCCGTCGACCGCGAACGACACGTCGTGAATCACCTCCTCGTCGCCGTAGGCGAACGAGACGCCGTCG
This genomic interval from Halobaculum marinum contains the following:
- a CDS encoding aldo/keto reductase; translation: MTALEDVDLDFVRLGSTGIQTSELQFGTWRFGKETEEGNVEIGEKRAHELLDAYAEAGGRYIDTADVYGGGESERWIGDWIADRDRERYTVASKIFWQIREGDPNSRGTNRKNIRHRIDALLDRLGTDYVDVLYIHRWDDDTDARELMKTLNGLVEDGKVHYLGASTLRPDAWKVARANQIARNEGWEPFSVLQPRYNLVDREIEGDYLEMARHEGLAVCPWSPLGQGFLTGKYSREEGLTGESRAAESSRFADAYLTEENFDVHEELEAVADEVDASVAQTALAWLMHRDGVTAPIVGARTVEQLTENVAAATVDLSDEQVDRLTEAKGGPYAGL
- a CDS encoding HalOD1 output domain-containing protein, yielding MTAAANRSDTDEAELPPLYEYVDMDAVRSIVTHASGGGGASTRVEFSYADCRVVVDGDGAVTVDPDDESPVDPDDDGSNPKISG
- a CDS encoding DUF7385 family protein codes for the protein MDIDTDELLTSLTKREDNAAIKSYQNTVAVACPACEEPFDDLVICKQNPTSLDLSKQLDLCVGVDDGQAYIFTHG
- a CDS encoding TIGR03571 family LLM class oxidoreductase — protein: MSDRTHGRGYERLFGDDDLTFGTGFPLTGARESRPAVDEEVALAAHAEAVGFDALWARDVPLYWPRFGDAGQTFDTWPWLSHVAAHTDEVALGTASVVLSLRHPIHVAKSAATVDRLSDGRLVMGVATGDRDPEFPAFGVDADERGERFRESVRLLRTLWREEFPEASGAWGELDGELNLVPKPVGGSIPLLPTGFARQELDWIADHGDGWLFYHLPDSTLESYLDDWRAAAGDAPYSMAVRTELADDPTADPEHRHLGYRAGAEWFVDYFRRLDDLGVDHVLVSPGGGDDPEASLTRFAEAVIDEV
- a CDS encoding DUF7526 family protein; its protein translation is MPRELRVEVLHVVGPDEDDEGLVPELREVAASRYVLVCRAGGRPSWLDRIRAFVRRDPIEAVTVVADEAAEEGEELSLTVDETAIDGVYETVARD
- a CDS encoding endonuclease/exonuclease/phosphatase family protein; its protein translation is MDPTSRPGSGYSRRAVLRGVAGATAGVGCAVSTTARARRPTAEPTVMTQNLYLGFDVSRLLDADSLGGFRRIVGKFLDGVDPAVYAARADAVAAAVAAADADVLAVQEATKFRTQTPGDFGTRGAEAADEVVVDLLAELESSLRARGIDFRRAAVTRTSDAELPAKTDDGRVDFRVTDRNAVLVREGVDVRNRVTRTFDTDTVIQIPNTDEEVSLRRGYARADLAMNGVEFTAVSTHLESVSSFLRVLQASELVRELPERRRIVLGADLNSGPGGDSAAYDLLTDTFTDPFRRLSPSSAGHTCCQSPTLRNDRSRLNRRIDAVLRRGRIRATSIERVNHQADDRIRLVRDDGDRTESVRVWPSDHAGVVASFETRR